One genomic window of Myxocyprinus asiaticus isolate MX2 ecotype Aquarium Trade chromosome 5, UBuf_Myxa_2, whole genome shotgun sequence includes the following:
- the LOC127441012 gene encoding cerebellin-2-like, translating into MLRAKEPGSLAALASTLLLACGVAFSIGQNDTEPVVLEGKCLVVCDSNPSAEGGVTSSFGISVRAAGAKVAFSAVRGTNHEPSEMSNKSMTIYFDQVLVNIGNHFDLKASVFQAPRRGIYSFSFHVVKVYNRQTIQVNLMHNEYPIISAFAGDQDVTREAASNGVLLHLEREDRLYLKLERGNLMGGWKYSTFSGFLVFPL; encoded by the exons ATGTTGAGAGCCAAGGAACCGGGCTCTTTGGCCGCGCTGGCCTCCACCCTTCTTTTGGCATGCGGCGTTGCGTTCTCCATCGGACAGAACGACACAGAGCCTGTAGTTTTGGAAGGAAAATGTTTAGTTGTGTGTGACTCGAACCCGTCCGCCGAAGGAGGAGTGACTTCGTCGTTTGGGATTTCTGTCCGAGCTGCTGGggcaaaagtggctttttcagcCGTCAGAGGAACTAACCATGAACCATCAGAGATGAGTAACAAATCAATGACAATCTACTTTGATCAG GTACTAGTGAACATTGGAAATCATTTCGATCTTAAGGCGAGTGTATTTCAAGCTCCGCGGAGAGGCATTTACAGCTTCAGTTTTCACGTTGTGAAGGTCTACAACCGACAGACAATTCAA GTCAATCTGATGCACAATGAATACCCAATAATATCTGCTTTTGCCGGTGATCAAGATGTCACTCGCGAGGCAGCGAGTAATGGAGTTCTGCTGCACCTGGAGCGCGAGGATAGACTCTATCTCAAACTGGAGAGAGGGAATCTCATGGGCGGGTGGAAGTACTCCACATTCTCTGGCTTCCTTGTTTTCCCTCTCTAA
- the LOC127441011 gene encoding neuropilin and tolloid-like protein 1 yields MVPRVKLLIVVSSLINLGFSGAPTAPPKRATVKNNSGVTPAGLCGTWVKEPDGGLFTSPNYPEKYPPDRECIYIIEASPRQCIDLFFDEKYAIEPSWECKFDHIEVRDGPFSFSPIIGRYCGQKSPTYVRSSGRYLWIKFVADSELEATGFSAQYNFTQDPEFKYLEAPPPLPSCEFDMSGPEGIVESVMAAKEGKALQSEAVDCWWYIRAPPGSKIYLRFLDYEMQNSNECKRNFVAVYDGSSSVEHLKNKFCSTVANDVMLVTSLGVIRMWADETSRRSRFRILFTTFQEPPCVGDTFFCHSNMCINHTLVCNGIQNCVYPWDENGCKEKRKATILDSLDNTNVTIIGVTCGVVIILLTVSIIIQIKQPRKKYIIRKDNFDPTLLHEAFEPPNYELCTIRQASSTDNEVLSEDFPRLQRTSSKCIHGHHCGSQVSSTRGSRSDLSLREAAAILSEMQVAAQPPFPLQATPTGRRNILVMKHSYSYDGAEEYDLDDELDDGPTTSHGRGALERTVHRTVSNDF; encoded by the exons ATGGTGCCGCGGGTAAAACTGCTTATTG TTGTTTCAAGTCTTATCAATCTTGGATTTTCTGGAGCGCCAACAGCACCACCCAAGAGAGCTACAG TTAAAAACAACTCAGGTGTAACCCCAGCGGGGCTGTGCGGGACCTGGGTCAAGGAACCTGATGGAGGGCTTTTCACATCTCCTAACTATCCTGAGAAATATCCTCCAGATCGAGAATGCATATACATAATAGAAG CTTCTCCAAGGCAATGCATAGACCTGTTTTTTGATGAAAAGTATGCTATTGAGCCATCGTGGGAGTGTAAGTTTGACCACATTGAAGTTAGGGATGGCCCCTTCAGCTTTTCTCCTATCATTGGCCGGTACTGTGGACAAAAGAGTCCAACCTATGTGAGGTCCAGTGGACGATACCTCTGGATAAAATTTGTGGCAGATAGTGAATTAGAGGCCACTGGATTTTCAGCTCAGTACAATTTCACCCAAG ATCCTGAATTCAAATACCTTGAAGCTCCACCACCTCTTCCAA GTTGTGAGTTTGATATGAGCGGGCCAGAGGGGATTGTGGAATCTGTAATGGCTGCCAAAGAGGGAAAGGCGCTGCAATCAGAGGCTGTAGACTGCTGGTGGTACATAAGGGCTCCACCTGGCTCTAAG ATCTACTTGCGTTTCCTGGATTATGAGATGCAGAACTCGAATGAGTGCAAGCGGAACTTTGTGGCCGTGTATGATGGGAGTAGCTCGGTGGAGCACCTGAAGAATAAATTCTGTAGCACAGTGGCCAACGATGTGATGCTGGTGACTTCATTAGGTGTGATTCGCATGTGGGCTGATGAGACCAGCCGCAGGAGCCGATTCCGTATCCTCTTCACCACCTTCCAAGAGC CTCCATGTGTTGGAGACACGTTCTTCTGTCATAGCAACATGTGCATCAACCACACACTGGTGTGCAATGGAATCCAAAACTGTGTCTATCCCTGGGATGAGAATGGTTGCAAAG aaaaaagaaaagcaactATCCTGGACAGCCTTGACAATACCAACGTTACCATTATTGGGGTGACCTGTGGAGTAGTGATTATCCTGCTCACCGTGTCAATAATCATTCAGATAAAACAGCCTCGCAAGAAGTACATCATTCGCAAGGACAACTTTGACCCCACCCTGCTGCATGAGGCCTTTGAACCCCCCAACTATGAGCTGTGCACGATACGGCAAGCATCCTCAACTGATAATGAGGTTTTATCAGAGGACTTCCCAAGACTGCAACGCACCTCTTCCAAATGCATCCATGGCCACCACTGTGGCTCCCAGGTGTCCAGCACTCGAGGCAGTCGCAGTGATCTCAGCTTGCGAGAAGCAGCAGCCATTCTTTCAGAAATGCAGGTGGCTGCACAACCCCCATTCCCCCTGCAAGCTACCCCTACTGGCCGCAGGAATATTTTAGTAATGAAGCACAGCTACTCATATGATGGGGCTGAAGAGTACGATCTGGATGACGAACTAGATGATGGACCCACCACCAGTCATGGGCGAGGTGCATTGGAGAGAACTGTGCATCGCACAGTATCCAATGACTTTTGA